Proteins encoded within one genomic window of Methanosarcina barkeri str. Wiesmoor:
- a CDS encoding shikimate dehydrogenase, with product MKQVFGVFGDPIAHSLSPAMHNAAFSALGMDCIYHAFRVKPEKLEKAILGAEAMGFGGLNLTVPLKETALKLDCIKPDPLAEKIGAVNTIVFGETGEIKGYNTDGLGAKQALQNSAVEMEGSKIVVTGAGGAARSIAFQLAADGAEITIVNRTEGRAIELAKDISAASLSGNVTGKGLSGLKNLLQDANILINTTTLGMHPNVDTAIATAEDLHPDLTVFDIVYNPLETRLLREAKASGAKTVSGVLMLVYQGAEAFKLWTGIEPPVELMKKTVLEALQV from the coding sequence ATGAAGCAAGTTTTTGGCGTATTTGGAGACCCTATAGCTCATTCCCTTTCTCCTGCAATGCATAATGCAGCTTTTTCAGCCCTTGGAATGGACTGTATCTATCACGCTTTCAGGGTGAAACCCGAAAAACTGGAAAAAGCAATTCTTGGGGCTGAAGCTATGGGGTTCGGAGGGTTGAATCTGACAGTGCCCTTAAAAGAGACAGCCTTGAAACTTGACTGCATAAAACCGGACCCACTGGCCGAAAAAATAGGAGCTGTAAACACTATCGTTTTCGGGGAAACCGGAGAAATAAAAGGGTACAACACGGACGGACTAGGAGCAAAGCAGGCACTTCAGAATTCTGCAGTGGAAATGGAGGGGTCTAAAATCGTAGTTACAGGTGCAGGTGGAGCAGCAAGATCCATTGCTTTTCAGCTTGCAGCCGATGGCGCTGAAATCACAATAGTAAACCGTACCGAAGGAAGGGCAATCGAGCTTGCAAAAGATATCTCAGCTGCATCCCTTTCTGGAAACGTAACTGGGAAAGGGCTCTCCGGATTAAAAAACTTGTTGCAGGATGCCAATATCCTGATCAACACTACGACTCTTGGAATGCACCCTAATGTAGATACTGCGATTGCCACAGCAGAAGATCTCCACCCTGACCTTACTGTTTTTGATATTGTCTATAATCCCCTGGAAACCAGGCTCTTAAGAGAAGCAAAAGCTTCAGGCGCAAAGACTGTGAGTGGAGTCTTAATGCTTGTCTACCAGGGAGCTGAAGCTTTCAAGCTCTGGACAGGAATCGAACCTCCAGTCGAACTTATGAAAAAAACGGTTTTGGAGGCTTTGCAGGTTTGA
- the aroD gene encoding type I 3-dehydroquinate dehydratase: protein MIHIGQLDLEKKAAVVAVILEKSLEISRKAAKMGADLLEIRLDLLGIRDLETAAETIRKVKSETGLPVILTNRSITEGGKWEGKEADRIELLTNLISLKDGPDAVDIELSAGREARDQVIKAAKAHGKTVIVSSHDFSRTPAFQEMKTILEEAFLAGADIAKLAVMPQSRRDVLNLLRVALDAREAGNAVCTIAMGRLGKHTRVIAPFYGSVLTYAAVNSEVSAAPGQFQVDEVKKILELLE, encoded by the coding sequence ATGATTCATATTGGCCAGCTTGACCTTGAGAAAAAAGCTGCCGTTGTAGCAGTAATCCTTGAAAAATCCCTTGAAATTTCAAGAAAGGCCGCCAAAATGGGGGCCGACCTTCTCGAAATTCGGCTTGATTTGCTTGGGATCAGGGACCTGGAAACAGCTGCAGAAACAATCAGAAAAGTAAAATCCGAAACCGGACTTCCGGTAATTCTCACAAATCGCTCAATTACGGAAGGAGGAAAATGGGAAGGAAAAGAGGCCGATAGAATTGAACTTCTTACAAATCTCATTTCCCTGAAAGACGGGCCAGATGCAGTAGACATAGAGCTCTCTGCTGGGAGAGAAGCAAGAGACCAGGTAATAAAAGCGGCAAAAGCCCACGGAAAAACTGTAATCGTTTCTTCCCATGACTTTTCAAGGACTCCGGCTTTTCAGGAAATGAAAACTATTCTGGAAGAGGCATTTCTGGCAGGGGCAGATATTGCGAAACTTGCTGTTATGCCGCAATCGAGAAGAGACGTACTTAACCTGTTAAGAGTTGCACTGGATGCCAGGGAGGCAGGAAATGCTGTATGTACGATTGCCATGGGTAGGCTTGGAAAACATACAAGGGTAATTGCTCCTTTCTACGGTTCGGTCCTGACATATGCGGCTGTTAATAGTGAAGTTTCTGCCGCGCCCGGGCAATTTCAGGTAGACGAAGTAAAGAAGATATTGGAGCTGCTCGAATGA